One stretch of Candidatus Dependentiae bacterium DNA includes these proteins:
- a CDS encoding helix-turn-helix transcriptional regulator encodes MASSPICKRLKEARLAAKLSQKKLGIAAGIDEFSASARMNQYETGKHTPDYLSLKHIAKALNLPTAYFYAESDD; translated from the coding sequence ATGGCTTCTTCACCGATTTGTAAGCGACTTAAAGAAGCACGTCTAGCTGCTAAGCTCTCTCAGAAAAAGCTTGGAATAGCAGCGGGAATTGATGAATTTTCTGCTAGTGCTCGGATGAATCAATATGAAACTGGCAAACATACCCCTGATTATTTATCTCTAAAACACATTGCTAAGGCACTGAATCTTCCCACAGCATATTTCTACGCTGAATCAGACGAC